From a region of the Dehalococcoidia bacterium genome:
- a CDS encoding 3-phosphoglycerate dehydrogenase produces MKVLILAPFTTEALERLRQKVEVLYEPWTQTQRLWDPAELASRLRAENIAAVVSEIDFFFDEVFGPDSPLRFVGLCRQATNQVDLEAATAQGVVVVHTPGRNAQAVAELAIGLLLALARRIPQAEGYVRAGQWRNPLEAYQRFRGVELRGKTLGVVGLGTIGRRVARMGRALGMRVIATDPYAKPLRGVTLVSLEALLAEADFVSLHAPDTPATRHLLNAERLALMKTSAFLVNTGGGALVDTDALCQALQTGRLAGAALDVLEASPLPAESPLLACPNLVLTPHIGGATQETIARYSAMVTEDVQRWLAGKRPRHLANPAVWRSRR; encoded by the coding sequence GTGAAAGTGCTCATCCTTGCCCCCTTCACCACAGAGGCTCTGGAGCGTTTACGGCAGAAGGTGGAGGTGCTCTACGAGCCGTGGACGCAGACGCAACGTCTGTGGGACCCGGCAGAGTTGGCTTCCCGTCTGCGTGCCGAAAACATCGCGGCGGTGGTCAGCGAGATAGACTTCTTTTTTGACGAGGTATTCGGCCCTGATTCGCCTCTGCGTTTTGTGGGGCTCTGCCGCCAGGCCACCAATCAGGTTGACCTGGAGGCGGCCACAGCGCAGGGAGTGGTGGTGGTGCACACGCCCGGGCGCAACGCCCAGGCGGTGGCCGAGTTGGCCATCGGGCTGCTGCTAGCTCTGGCGCGCCGCATCCCCCAGGCCGAGGGCTACGTGCGTGCCGGGCAGTGGCGCAATCCCCTGGAAGCCTATCAGCGCTTTCGGGGGGTGGAATTGAGGGGGAAAACTTTGGGCGTGGTGGGGTTGGGGACCATTGGGCGGCGGGTGGCGCGGATGGGGCGTGCCCTGGGGATGCGGGTGATCGCCACGGACCCTTATGCAAAGCCTCTGCGGGGAGTTACCCTGGTGTCTTTAGAGGCATTGCTTGCTGAGGCCGACTTCGTGAGTCTCCACGCCCCCGATACCCCGGCGACCCGCCATCTGCTCAACGCTGAGCGCCTGGCCCTTATGAAGACCTCCGCCTTTCTGGTGAACACGGGGGGCGGTGCGCTGGTGGACACGGATGCTCTGTGCCAGGCCTTGCAGACAGGGCGCCTGGCGGGAGCGGCATTGGACGTCCTCGAGGCCTCCCCGCTTCCTGCGGAGAGCCCCTTGCTGGCCTGTCCTAACCTGGTGCTGACCCCGCACATTGGGGGCGCAACTCAGGAGACGATCGCCCGCTATTCAGCAATGGTTACAGAGGATGTGCAGCGATGGCTGGCTGGGAAACGCCCCCGCCATCTGGCTAATCCCGCCGTCTGGAGAAGCAGGAGATGA